A genomic window from bacterium includes:
- a CDS encoding molybdopterin-dependent oxidoreductase, translating to MSHPKGKSTPTRRKFLQLLSAMFLVGCSRLDSNPYAQQVLGWFDRWNHRVGRMLDSPHRLAPTYPRSAVQPEQMRPNGSIVTPGAQRINTPEAEWRLAVGEARLEKGKVVKRYWTREYTLEEVRQMPPLSLTVEHVCVEGWSAICHWKGIALRELISRHALRPESRYVYFLCDDAMEGPRGLERYGVTFDLSSALHPQNVLAYEYNGEKLSIEHGAPLRLAAPTHVGWKSAKYLRYIFFVNEDLGGFWENQGYPRYYGF from the coding sequence GTGAGCCATCCAAAAGGGAAATCCACCCCCACGCGGAGAAAGTTCCTCCAGCTGCTCTCGGCGATGTTCCTGGTCGGATGCTCCCGGCTGGACAGCAACCCCTACGCCCAGCAGGTGCTCGGCTGGTTCGACCGCTGGAATCACCGGGTCGGGCGGATGCTCGACAGCCCCCACCGGCTGGCGCCCACCTATCCGCGCTCGGCGGTGCAGCCCGAGCAAATGCGGCCGAACGGCTCGATCGTCACGCCGGGGGCACAGCGGATTAACACGCCGGAGGCCGAATGGCGGCTCGCGGTGGGCGAGGCGCGGCTGGAGAAGGGAAAGGTGGTGAAGCGCTACTGGACGCGCGAGTACACCCTCGAAGAAGTTCGTCAGATGCCCCCGCTCTCCCTCACCGTCGAGCACGTCTGCGTAGAGGGATGGAGCGCCATCTGCCACTGGAAAGGGATCGCGCTCCGCGAACTGATCAGCCGCCACGCTCTCCGGCCCGAGAGCCGGTACGTTTATTTTCTCTGCGATGACGCGATGGAGGGCCCGCGAGGCTTGGAGCGCTACGGCGTCACCTTCGATCTCTCATCGGCCCTTCATCCCCAGAACGTTCTCGCCTATGAGTACAACGGGGAGAAACTCTCCATCGAACACGGCGCCCCCCTTCGCCTCGCCGCCCCCACCCACGTGGGCTGGAAAAGCGCCAAGTACCTCCGCTACATCTTTTTTGTCAACGAGGATTTGGGCGGATTCTGGGAGAACCAGGGCTACCCGCGCTACTACGGCTTCTGA